Proteins encoded in a region of the Zea mays cultivar B73 chromosome 4, Zm-B73-REFERENCE-NAM-5.0, whole genome shotgun sequence genome:
- the LOC100193754 gene encoding uncharacterized protein LOC100193754 has product MARLPALAQRSAFSLLSQATRRGAPPCARPVSACALRFPLHLPQARRAVLPPAHLPAQSPHFLISLELAPASAWTALLGSSERRSLCPAAPCSLHAGARPARPPPHARPWFLARPAVSPCKLRLPARLLQLGHGRRSQVPFPQPVFLRAKFLWLRPPFLFQLAQVCCSSPMVVGHCCAASWCRDPRRDLLYRAELRSAVDACRLFDTLRG; this is encoded by the coding sequence ATGGCGCGTCTCCCGGCCCTGGCTCAACGATCTGCGTTCTCCCTGCTCTCCCAAGCAACGCGTCGTGGAGCTCCTCCTTGCGCGCGCCCAGTCAGCGCCTGTGCGCTGCGGTTTCCTCTTCATCTTCCTCAAGCTCGCCGAGCGGTTCTTCCCCCAGCACATCTCCCTGCCCAATCGCCCCATTTCCTCATCTCCCTCGAGCTCGCCCCTGCCTCAGCTTGGACTGCGCTGCTCGGCTCTAGTGAAAGAAGATCCCTCTGCCCAGCCGCTCCTTGCTCCCTGCACGCCGGAGCTCGCCCAGCTCGGCCTCCTCCCCACGCGCGTCCTTGGTTTCTTGCTCGCCCAGCCGTTTCTCCCTGCAAGCTTCGGCTCCCTGCGCGTCTGCTCCAGCTCGGCCATGGCCGTCGCAGCCAAGTCCCTTTCCCCCAGCCGGTTTTTCTGCGCGCGAAGTTCCTTTGGCTGCGCCCTCCCTTTCTCTTCCAGCTCGCGCAGGTCTGCTGCTCATCTCCCATGGTGGTTGGTCACTGCTGCGCAGCTTCCTGGTGCCGCGACCCCCGCCGTGATCTCCTCTACCGCGCCGAATTGCGCAGCGCCGTTGACGCCTGCCGATTGTTCGATACTTTGCGCGGCTAG